A stretch of the Coriobacteriia bacterium genome encodes the following:
- the atpA gene encoding F0F1 ATP synthase subunit alpha → MPTSERSDAELGTALRSALSSCEGVAVTLCSKTYLEDEIVHRVAEMLSRMAGRNVAVELRVNPTMDAGAILYLGGDHRVTLDARATWLAGIERELDAAGEEELTGAPEDTYGLLHRLLETTSPSVSVEELSESGTVLEVGDGVAFVAGLRRVGSQELVEFPGGVLGIAFSLLEDKVGCLLLGPEEGISEGSDVRRTGHLLRVPAGETLLGRVVNSLGDPIDGKRPITARAYLPAERKAPGVVERQPVTTSLHTGIKALDALVPLGRGQRELIIGDRRVGKTTIAIDTILAQRGTGVCCIYAAIGQKASSVARVVSILEEHGAMEYTTVVVAFPNEQPAFRYLAPYTACAMGEYYMEAGRDALVVFDDLSKHAVTYREVSALLGRPIGREAYPGDIFYVHSRLLERAARLSDERRGGSLTALPIVETLAGDISAFIPTNVISICDGQIMLSADLFNEGSRPAMEVGLSVSRVGGSAQTRAMKQVAGRLRVDLAQYEEMAQFVKFGAEVDEATVRQLARGERARELLKQAQHAPMSAEVEVLVLYAVGRGVFDAVPVDGIAEAERRLVEYVSKDHPGILAELGESGSLSPEITERLDSALASFATEPQHAT, encoded by the coding sequence ATGCCGACGAGCGAGCGATCCGACGCCGAGCTGGGCACGGCACTGCGCTCGGCGCTCTCCTCGTGTGAAGGCGTCGCCGTCACGCTGTGCAGCAAGACGTACCTCGAGGACGAGATCGTCCACCGCGTCGCCGAGATGCTCTCCCGGATGGCTGGGCGCAACGTGGCCGTCGAGCTCCGCGTGAACCCCACGATGGACGCCGGCGCCATACTCTACCTGGGCGGCGACCACAGGGTGACTCTCGATGCCCGCGCGACGTGGCTGGCCGGGATCGAGCGGGAGCTGGACGCCGCGGGCGAGGAGGAACTCACCGGCGCGCCCGAGGACACTTACGGACTCCTGCACCGGCTTCTGGAAACGACCTCGCCGAGCGTGTCGGTCGAGGAACTCTCCGAGAGCGGGACCGTGCTGGAGGTCGGAGACGGCGTCGCGTTCGTCGCGGGCCTGCGCAGGGTGGGCTCCCAGGAGCTCGTCGAGTTCCCCGGCGGGGTGCTCGGCATCGCGTTCAGTCTGCTCGAGGACAAGGTCGGGTGTCTGCTGCTGGGCCCGGAGGAAGGCATCTCCGAGGGGAGCGACGTGCGCAGGACCGGACACCTCCTCCGCGTTCCCGCGGGCGAGACGCTGCTCGGTCGCGTCGTCAACTCGCTCGGGGACCCGATCGACGGCAAGCGGCCGATCACGGCTCGCGCGTACCTGCCCGCCGAACGCAAAGCGCCCGGCGTCGTCGAGCGCCAGCCGGTGACCACGTCGCTGCACACGGGGATCAAGGCGCTCGACGCGCTGGTCCCCCTCGGCAGGGGGCAGCGCGAGCTCATCATCGGCGACCGGCGCGTGGGCAAGACCACGATCGCCATCGACACGATCCTCGCCCAGCGGGGGACCGGCGTCTGCTGCATCTACGCGGCGATCGGGCAGAAGGCGTCGTCCGTGGCACGCGTGGTGTCCATCCTCGAGGAGCATGGGGCGATGGAGTACACGACCGTGGTGGTCGCGTTCCCCAACGAGCAGCCGGCCTTCCGCTACCTCGCGCCGTACACCGCCTGCGCGATGGGCGAGTACTACATGGAGGCGGGCCGCGACGCCCTGGTCGTCTTCGACGACCTCTCCAAGCACGCCGTCACGTACCGCGAGGTGTCGGCGCTGCTCGGCCGCCCTATCGGCCGCGAGGCATACCCGGGCGACATCTTCTACGTGCACTCGCGGCTGCTCGAGCGCGCGGCGCGCCTCTCCGACGAGCGCAGGGGCGGCTCGTTGACCGCCCTGCCGATAGTCGAGACGCTCGCCGGAGACATCTCGGCCTTCATCCCCACCAACGTCATCTCCATCTGCGACGGTCAGATCATGCTCTCGGCCGACCTCTTCAACGAGGGCTCCAGGCCGGCGATGGAGGTGGGGTTGTCGGTCTCGCGCGTGGGTGGATCGGCGCAGACGCGCGCGATGAAGCAGGTCGCCGGGCGGCTGCGGGTCGACCTCGCGCAGTACGAGGAGATGGCGCAGTTCGTGAAGTTCGGCGCCGAGGTGGACGAGGCCACGGTCCGCCAGCTCGCGCGCGGCGAACGCGCCCGCGAGCTGCTCAAGCAGGCCCAGCACGCGCCGATGAGCGCCGAGGTCGAGGTCCTCGTCCTGTACGCGGTCGGAAGAGGGGTGTTCGACGCCGTGCCCGTCGACGGCATAGCCGAGGCCGAGCGACGCCTCGTCGAGTACGTGTCCAAGGATCACCCCGGTATCCTTGCCGAGCTGGGCGAGTCCGGCTCGCTCTCGCCCGAGATCACCGAGCGGCTCGACTCGGCGCTCGCGTCGTTCGCCACCGAGCCCCAGCACGCGACGTGA
- the atpG gene encoding ATP synthase F1 subunit gamma, with protein sequence MPRLVEIRHRIGVVRNIETVARTMATVASAKLSKTHERAIGMRAYMERVRRMVAHQALAAGEDLASLTPYHRAEETGGAVLALVLSGDRGMCGGHNLAVSRLAADLAETCSAAGREVAFIAKGLKGARYLERRENTNVLRSENWPKAGVTPTEVERLAAELSAAFLDGGYSRIVCVYTRFISTVRGEPTVETLLPLPLEVGAADEPGADVRWCYEPERREAIEALLDAYLTLQVEDVMLESYASEQAARMITMEEASERARTALRELTVSANRVRREAITTDLIGVLYAARMRHGAHA encoded by the coding sequence GTGCCCAGACTCGTCGAGATACGCCACCGGATCGGCGTGGTCCGCAACATCGAGACGGTCGCCCGCACCATGGCGACCGTGGCTTCGGCCAAGCTGAGCAAGACCCACGAGCGCGCCATCGGGATGCGCGCGTACATGGAGCGCGTGCGGCGGATGGTCGCCCACCAGGCCCTCGCCGCCGGCGAGGACCTGGCGTCCCTGACCCCGTACCACCGCGCCGAAGAGACCGGGGGTGCCGTGCTCGCCCTGGTCCTGAGCGGAGACCGCGGGATGTGCGGAGGACACAACCTCGCGGTGAGCCGGCTGGCGGCGGATCTCGCCGAGACGTGCTCCGCGGCCGGTCGCGAGGTAGCGTTCATCGCCAAGGGCCTGAAGGGAGCCCGCTATCTGGAGCGCCGTGAGAACACGAACGTCCTGCGCTCGGAGAACTGGCCGAAGGCGGGCGTCACGCCCACCGAGGTGGAACGGCTGGCCGCCGAGCTGTCGGCCGCGTTCCTCGACGGCGGGTACTCCCGGATCGTCTGCGTGTACACGCGTTTCATCTCCACGGTCCGTGGAGAGCCGACGGTCGAGACGCTGCTCCCTCTCCCGCTCGAGGTCGGCGCGGCGGACGAGCCGGGCGCCGACGTGCGTTGGTGCTACGAACCGGAGAGGCGCGAAGCGATCGAAGCTCTGCTCGACGCGTACCTGACACTCCAGGTGGAGGACGTGATGCTCGAGTCGTACGCCTCCGAACAGGCGGCCCGGATGATCACCATGGAGGAGGCATCCGAACGCGCCCGCACCGCTCTGCGAGAGCTCACGGTCTCCGCCAACCGCGTGCGCCGCGAAGCGATCACCACCGATCTGATCGGCGTGCTCTACGCGGCCCGCATGCGCCACGGGGCGCACGCATGA
- the atpD gene encoding F0F1 ATP synthase subunit beta has protein sequence MSREISAGTVLQVQGPVVDVGFRGSLPQLGNLLIAEDEGIRLPMEAAQLLGEGLVRAIALDSTDALRRGVNVLDTREPITVPVGPGIRGRLLNVLGEPIDMRGPVVALRRDSIHRPPIPYARIRSYPEVFETGLKAIDLLTPFPRGGKIALFGGAGVGKTVVIMELIRNVGLEHKGVSVFGGIGERTREGNDIWIEMERAGVLERAVLFFGQMNEPPGARFRLPFSALRAAEYFRDEEHQDVLLFFDNIYRYVQAGLEVSLLRARIPAEMGYQPTLFTEIGQLEERIVSTEDGAITSVQAVYVPADDLADPGPAAVFSHLDAAVVLSRKIVEQGIYPAVDPLQSSSQILEPWAVGAEHVELASRTRAYLQRYAALKDLIAILGVEELSQEDRTVVLRARRLQKFLSQPFFVAEQYTGIPGRYVTISETLRGVREICDGMHDDLPEQAFYMTGTIDEVLERVSGGEAA, from the coding sequence ATGAGCCGGGAGATCAGCGCGGGCACGGTCCTGCAGGTCCAAGGCCCGGTGGTCGACGTCGGGTTCCGTGGCTCCCTGCCGCAACTGGGCAATCTGCTGATCGCCGAGGACGAGGGGATACGCCTGCCGATGGAGGCCGCGCAACTGCTGGGCGAGGGACTCGTGCGCGCCATCGCCCTGGACTCGACCGACGCGCTGCGCCGCGGCGTGAACGTCCTCGACACCCGCGAGCCCATCACCGTGCCGGTCGGGCCGGGCATCCGCGGCAGGCTGCTCAACGTGCTCGGTGAGCCTATCGACATGCGTGGGCCCGTGGTCGCCTTGCGGCGCGACTCGATCCACCGGCCGCCGATCCCGTACGCGCGCATACGCTCGTACCCCGAGGTCTTCGAGACCGGCCTCAAGGCGATCGACCTGCTCACCCCGTTCCCCCGCGGTGGCAAGATCGCGTTGTTCGGCGGCGCCGGTGTGGGCAAGACCGTCGTCATCATGGAGCTCATCCGCAACGTCGGCCTCGAGCACAAGGGTGTGAGCGTGTTCGGCGGCATCGGCGAGCGCACGCGCGAGGGCAACGACATATGGATCGAGATGGAGCGGGCGGGTGTGCTCGAGCGCGCGGTGCTGTTCTTCGGACAGATGAACGAGCCCCCGGGTGCGCGGTTCCGCCTGCCGTTCTCCGCCCTGCGCGCGGCCGAGTACTTCCGCGACGAGGAACACCAGGACGTCCTGCTCTTCTTCGACAACATCTACCGCTACGTGCAGGCCGGCCTTGAGGTGTCGCTGCTCCGCGCCCGCATCCCCGCCGAGATGGGGTACCAGCCGACGCTGTTCACCGAGATCGGCCAGCTCGAGGAGCGCATCGTCTCCACGGAAGACGGAGCCATCACCAGCGTGCAGGCGGTCTACGTGCCCGCCGACGACCTCGCCGACCCCGGCCCAGCGGCGGTCTTCTCGCACCTGGACGCCGCCGTGGTGCTCTCCCGCAAGATAGTCGAGCAGGGCATCTACCCGGCAGTCGACCCGCTGCAGTCCTCCTCGCAGATCCTCGAACCTTGGGCGGTGGGCGCGGAACACGTAGAGCTCGCCTCGCGCACCCGCGCGTACCTGCAGCGTTACGCGGCGCTGAAGGACCTCATCGCCATACTCGGCGTGGAGGAGCTGTCCCAGGAGGACAGGACCGTGGTGCTGCGCGCCCGCCGCCTGCAGAAGTTCCTGTCGCAGCCGTTCTTCGTCGCTGAGCAGTACACGGGCATCCCCGGCCGGTACGTCACCATCTCCGAGACGTTGCGCGGCGTTCGCGAGATCTGCGACGGGATGCACGACGATCTGCCCGAGCAGGCGTTCTACATGACCGGCACCATCGACGAGGTGCTCGAGAGGGTGTCGGGAGGCGAAGCGGCGTGA
- a CDS encoding glycosyl hydrolase has product MSDGVLRLAGRAAATLVAGALVVGLLAGCGGVRVSSTAPPPAATASPTPPVVAEPTTLSLAAKLLPLPKGAYLGVYAPPAPFEASAVASFESAAGKGVGIVMWYQPWARDNRYRVDSKAVSALLIDGKVPLITWEPWDPGSNANQVKNPGVNPTYRLSRIIAGDFDDYIRSWARDLRSLGGPVLLRPMHEMNGNWYPWCGTVNGNRPPEYVQAWRHMHDIFTQEGADNVAWVWSINHESVPASTNNRYAAYYPGDAYVDWTSISGFNWGTSSSFGQWQPWWHWYEKPLTYLETLRKPICISEFATVEQGGDKAAWLLDAYRRIAQHPKVKAVVYYDAHEKGPTRDQDWRMESTTRSRNAFRRAVAPAYFSADAPPALRDWLAALSTGERTLLEGLGR; this is encoded by the coding sequence ATGTCGGACGGGGTTCTTCGTCTCGCGGGACGCGCCGCGGCAACACTCGTCGCGGGCGCGCTCGTCGTCGGTCTGCTCGCCGGGTGCGGTGGAGTGCGGGTCTCTTCGACGGCCCCGCCCCCGGCCGCGACCGCCTCACCCACGCCTCCGGTCGTCGCGGAACCGACCACTCTCTCCCTCGCCGCGAAGCTGCTCCCGCTCCCCAAGGGCGCTTACCTCGGCGTCTACGCGCCGCCGGCGCCGTTCGAGGCGTCCGCCGTGGCGTCGTTCGAGAGCGCGGCGGGCAAGGGCGTCGGCATCGTCATGTGGTACCAGCCTTGGGCGCGCGACAACCGCTACCGCGTCGACTCGAAGGCGGTCTCCGCGCTGCTGATCGACGGCAAGGTCCCGCTCATCACCTGGGAGCCCTGGGACCCGGGCTCGAACGCCAATCAGGTGAAGAATCCCGGCGTGAACCCCACGTACCGCCTCTCGCGCATCATCGCGGGCGACTTCGACGACTACATACGGAGCTGGGCGCGCGATCTGCGCTCGCTGGGAGGGCCGGTGCTGCTGCGTCCGATGCACGAGATGAACGGGAACTGGTACCCGTGGTGCGGCACCGTCAACGGCAACCGGCCCCCGGAGTACGTGCAGGCGTGGAGGCACATGCACGATATCTTCACGCAGGAGGGCGCCGACAACGTCGCGTGGGTATGGAGCATCAACCACGAGAGCGTGCCCGCGTCGACGAACAACCGGTACGCCGCCTACTACCCGGGGGACGCCTATGTGGATTGGACCTCGATCAGCGGCTTCAACTGGGGCACGTCGAGCTCCTTCGGGCAGTGGCAGCCGTGGTGGCATTGGTACGAGAAACCGCTGACCTACCTCGAGACGCTGCGCAAGCCCATCTGCATCTCCGAGTTCGCCACCGTGGAGCAGGGCGGCGACAAGGCCGCCTGGCTGCTCGACGCGTACAGGAGGATCGCCCAGCACCCGAAGGTCAAGGCCGTCGTCTACTACGACGCGCACGAGAAGGGGCCGACGCGCGATCAGGACTGGCGCATGGAGTCGACGACGCGGAGCCGGAACGCGTTCCGCCGGGCGGTCGCTCCCGCCTACTTCAGCGCCGACGCTCCGCCGGCGCTGCGCGACTGGCTCGCCGCGCTCTCCACTGGCGAGCGGACGCTGCTGGAGGGCCTCGGGCGCTAG
- a CDS encoding glycosyl hydrolase — protein MRRPHRILACCAIAALAVGAFPGAPAAASTRYVSAASPLTSFSPDRDGYRDTLPISYRLTASARVTVRVYRGATLVRTLRSGLSQPAGRYAIRWDGRTATSSPAPRGYYRWIVTAARGIERQSSSAPVTLTRVALPTDRWVGYFVQDAPRTIQPLATLESITGVDASVVNYFQTTAQGFDAVAAANAAGTGAVGMATLEFWDPARGVDQPGYSLHAIVSGAWDAYLRRYAADAKAFGRTVWLRPLHEMNGNWYPWAGTVNGNSPEEYVAAWRHVRDIFRAEGADNVRFVWAPSSDSVPAVPENAIARYWPGDAYVDYIAFDGYNFGSSASWSTWRSFADTFGRAYAEVTPLTAKPMFIAETASSTDGGDKAAWIADMFRVIPQRFPRIQGVCWFNVAKEADWRVESSPGTLASFSLGAASF, from the coding sequence ATGAGACGCCCGCACAGGATCCTCGCATGTTGCGCGATCGCCGCCCTCGCGGTCGGGGCGTTCCCCGGCGCTCCCGCAGCGGCATCCACGCGCTACGTATCGGCGGCATCCCCTCTCACCTCGTTCTCCCCCGATCGCGACGGCTATCGCGACACTCTCCCCATCTCGTATCGGCTCACGGCGTCGGCGCGGGTCACGGTTCGCGTCTACCGCGGCGCGACGCTCGTCCGCACGCTGCGTTCGGGGCTGTCGCAGCCGGCTGGCCGCTACGCGATACGCTGGGACGGCAGGACCGCCACGTCGAGCCCCGCCCCGAGGGGCTACTACCGCTGGATCGTCACCGCGGCACGCGGCATCGAGCGGCAGTCGTCGTCCGCCCCCGTGACGCTGACCCGGGTCGCGCTCCCCACCGACCGTTGGGTCGGCTACTTCGTGCAGGACGCCCCGCGCACGATCCAGCCGCTCGCGACCCTCGAGTCGATCACCGGGGTCGACGCCTCCGTCGTCAACTACTTCCAGACCACCGCGCAGGGCTTCGACGCGGTGGCGGCCGCCAACGCCGCCGGCACCGGCGCCGTAGGGATGGCCACGCTCGAGTTCTGGGACCCCGCCCGCGGGGTCGACCAGCCCGGGTACTCGCTGCACGCGATCGTCTCCGGCGCGTGGGACGCTTACCTTCGCCGCTACGCCGCCGACGCGAAGGCGTTCGGCCGCACCGTCTGGCTCCGCCCGCTGCACGAGATGAACGGGAACTGGTACCCGTGGGCCGGCACCGTCAACGGCAACTCGCCCGAAGAGTACGTAGCCGCTTGGCGCCATGTGCGCGACATCTTCCGCGCCGAGGGAGCCGATAACGTCCGGTTCGTCTGGGCGCCCAGCAGCGACAGCGTGCCGGCCGTGCCGGAGAACGCGATCGCGCGCTACTGGCCGGGAGACGCGTACGTGGACTACATCGCCTTCGACGGCTACAACTTCGGCTCGAGCGCCTCGTGGTCGACGTGGAGGTCGTTCGCCGACACGTTCGGCCGCGCGTACGCAGAGGTCACCCCGCTGACCGCCAAGCCGATGTTCATCGCCGAGACCGCCAGCTCGACGGACGGCGGCGACAAGGCCGCCTGGATCGCCGACATGTTCCGGGTCATCCCGCAGCGCTTCCCTCGCATCCAGGGCGTCTGCTGGTTCAACGTCGCCAAAGAAGCCGACTGGCGGGTCGAAAGCAGCCCGGGCACGCTCGCCTCGTTCAGCCTCGGCGCCGCGAGCTTCTGA
- a CDS encoding glycosyltransferase family 2 protein: MGAVAAAVAYGAYYIVWRVAAGTVDMRAWYLGIPLIAIEAFACYQLFLAFVRMRADTRGSIGADAVAHLLAACSLDSECFTVDVLLPTYDEPSEVLEQTIRAARDIAYPHETFVLDDGTRSWVEELCVQEEVRYVTRPDRAHFKAGNINHALGVSEGEFLVVLDADFIALPNLIGAFLLYFDDERVAVVQGPQAFYNVDSFQHSRDGSWNDQTHFFRTVLPAKAQSNSAFWCGTPAMLRRAALESIGGVSTHSITEDIETSLVLESQGWVIGYHNETVAVGQAPANIEGFMTQRLRWGRGALQLLATRRFNPLVMPDLKPRQRLEYLESMSFWFQGWLFSLEYLIPPVVLVFAVSPVAFTVTPMAFFVRWGTFTVLFIAANYVAAPRTFRFLETSMYRPLYTLIHITVGLDALARRRPAFKVTSKSLNARSLFRPFLAAMYVVAAVMLGSLTYRLLVEAGIAPGVTGYRGLFVMAGAFALYFAVVFLLLARRITVAAREKRRYFRRKLSSAIAGTLLADDERAPVAVVDLSLHGALLSLEPLDAAEVLATLERLSLLVELPGGTLEASVTLRSLTPSPGLLFAGVEFGSASDEHQRLLEAYLAESLAVAEHRYDDRPAAA; the protein is encoded by the coding sequence ATGGGTGCGGTCGCGGCGGCCGTCGCCTACGGCGCGTACTACATCGTCTGGCGCGTGGCGGCCGGCACGGTCGACATGCGGGCCTGGTATCTCGGGATCCCACTGATCGCCATCGAGGCCTTCGCCTGCTACCAGCTCTTCCTCGCCTTCGTGCGGATGCGCGCCGACACGCGCGGCTCCATCGGCGCAGACGCGGTCGCGCACCTTCTCGCGGCATGCAGCCTCGATAGCGAGTGCTTCACGGTCGACGTGCTCCTCCCGACGTACGACGAGCCGAGCGAGGTGCTCGAGCAGACCATCCGCGCCGCGCGCGACATCGCGTATCCCCACGAGACGTTCGTGCTCGACGACGGCACGCGTTCCTGGGTCGAGGAGCTCTGCGTACAGGAGGAGGTCCGCTACGTCACGCGCCCGGACAGGGCGCACTTCAAGGCGGGCAACATCAATCACGCGCTCGGCGTCTCCGAAGGCGAGTTCCTCGTCGTGCTCGACGCGGACTTCATCGCGCTACCGAACCTGATCGGCGCGTTCCTGCTGTACTTCGACGACGAGCGGGTCGCCGTCGTGCAGGGTCCGCAGGCCTTCTACAACGTCGATAGCTTCCAGCATTCGCGCGACGGCTCCTGGAACGATCAGACGCACTTCTTCCGGACGGTGCTCCCCGCCAAGGCGCAGTCGAACAGCGCGTTCTGGTGCGGGACTCCGGCGATGCTTCGCCGCGCGGCGCTCGAGAGCATCGGAGGGGTGAGCACCCACTCCATCACCGAGGACATCGAGACCAGCTTGGTCCTCGAGTCGCAGGGCTGGGTCATCGGATACCACAACGAGACGGTCGCGGTGGGTCAGGCGCCGGCGAACATCGAGGGGTTCATGACGCAGCGGCTGCGGTGGGGTCGCGGCGCGCTGCAGCTGCTGGCGACGAGGCGGTTCAACCCGCTCGTGATGCCCGACCTCAAGCCCCGCCAGCGGCTCGAGTACCTCGAGTCCATGAGCTTCTGGTTCCAGGGGTGGTTGTTCTCGCTCGAGTACCTCATCCCGCCGGTGGTGCTCGTCTTCGCGGTCTCCCCCGTGGCGTTCACCGTGACGCCCATGGCGTTCTTCGTGAGGTGGGGGACGTTCACGGTCTTGTTCATCGCGGCCAACTACGTCGCCGCTCCGCGCACCTTCCGGTTCCTCGAGACGAGCATGTACCGGCCGCTGTACACGCTGATACACATCACGGTCGGTCTTGATGCGCTCGCTCGCCGCCGGCCGGCGTTCAAGGTGACGAGCAAGTCGCTCAACGCGAGATCGCTCTTCCGTCCGTTCCTCGCCGCGATGTACGTCGTCGCCGCCGTGATGCTGGGCTCCTTGACCTACCGGCTGCTCGTCGAGGCCGGCATCGCGCCGGGCGTGACGGGGTACCGCGGACTGTTCGTGATGGCGGGGGCGTTCGCGCTCTACTTCGCGGTGGTCTTCCTCCTGCTCGCGCGGCGCATCACCGTCGCCGCGCGAGAGAAGAGGCGGTACTTCCGGCGGAAGCTGTCTTCAGCGATCGCGGGCACGCTGCTGGCGGACGACGAGAGGGCCCCCGTCGCCGTGGTCGACCTCTCGCTGCACGGAGCGCTGCTGAGTCTCGAGCCCCTCGACGCCGCCGAGGTCCTCGCGACACTGGAGAGGCTCTCGCTGCTGGTGGAACTGCCGGGCGGCACGCTGGAGGCGTCGGTCACACTGCGGTCTCTCACGCCCTCGCCCGGGCTGCTCTTCGCGGGGGTGGAGTTCGGTTCGGCGTCGGACGAGCACCAGCGTCTGCTCGAGGCGTACCTCGCCGAGTCACTCGCTGTGGCGGAGCATCGTTACGACGACCGGCCAGCGGCGGCTTGA
- a CDS encoding type III pantothenate kinase, whose amino-acid sequence MILAVDVGNTQTVLGLFSGEDLDGHWRVSTDPAMTADELRVKIDGLLASEGLGLADVERIIVSSVVPRLTVAYEEMTQRATGKRPMVVGPGLRSGIRIAYENPAEVGADRIVNAVAAVREHGAPVVVVDFGTATTIDVIDASGAYIGGAIAPGVETSAEALFSRAARLSKVDLEAPDKVIGTNTRASVQAGLLLGEAAMVDGLVRRVFAEIGVEAPVVATGGLAARMAPLCETITAVDPDLTLKGLMAVYALNA is encoded by the coding sequence GTGATCCTCGCCGTCGACGTCGGCAACACGCAGACCGTGCTCGGCCTCTTCTCGGGCGAGGACCTCGATGGGCACTGGCGCGTCTCGACCGACCCCGCGATGACCGCCGACGAGCTGCGCGTGAAGATCGACGGGCTGCTCGCGTCCGAAGGGCTGGGGCTCGCCGACGTCGAGCGCATCATCGTCTCGTCGGTGGTGCCGCGCCTCACCGTCGCGTACGAGGAGATGACCCAGCGCGCGACCGGGAAGCGGCCGATGGTGGTCGGTCCGGGACTGCGCAGCGGCATCCGCATCGCGTACGAGAACCCCGCCGAGGTCGGCGCCGATCGCATCGTGAATGCGGTCGCGGCCGTGCGCGAGCATGGGGCCCCGGTCGTCGTCGTCGATTTCGGCACCGCGACCACGATCGACGTCATCGACGCTTCCGGCGCCTACATCGGCGGTGCGATCGCTCCCGGCGTCGAGACGAGCGCGGAGGCGCTCTTCTCTCGCGCGGCGCGTCTGAGCAAGGTCGACCTCGAGGCCCCCGATAAGGTCATCGGCACGAACACGCGGGCTTCCGTGCAGGCCGGGCTGCTGTTGGGCGAGGCGGCGATGGTCGACGGCCTCGTGCGCCGCGTCTTCGCGGAGATCGGCGTCGAGGCGCCGGTCGTGGCGACGGGCGGGCTCGCCGCGCGCATGGCGCCGTTGTGCGAGACGATCACAGCCGTCGATCCGGATCTCACCCTCAAGGGGCTCATGGCGGTGTACGCGCTCAACGCGTGA
- a CDS encoding response regulator transcription factor: MTAPQVLVVDDEENILQFVSYNLRKEGYQVTCASTGVEALALAEAHRFELVILDIMLPGIDGYEVCRRLRAKQDVPVLFLSARDTELDKVVGLEIGGDDYLAKPFGIRELQARVKALLRRAAGSTARVGDPEGDRLEAAGIVLDETSHLATSGEREIDLTPREFELLACLMRHAGKVLSREQLLRQAWGWEYLVETKTVDTHIKRLRDKLEAADVDPAIVETVRGYGYRLGG, encoded by the coding sequence GTGACCGCACCGCAGGTACTCGTCGTGGACGACGAGGAGAACATCCTCCAGTTCGTCTCGTACAACCTCCGCAAGGAGGGATACCAGGTGACGTGCGCGTCCACCGGAGTCGAGGCGCTCGCGCTCGCCGAGGCTCATCGTTTCGAGCTCGTGATCCTCGACATCATGCTCCCGGGGATCGACGGCTACGAGGTCTGCCGCCGCCTGCGCGCCAAACAGGACGTCCCGGTGCTCTTCCTCTCCGCGCGCGACACCGAGCTGGACAAGGTCGTCGGTCTCGAGATCGGCGGAGACGACTACCTCGCCAAACCGTTCGGCATCCGAGAGCTCCAAGCGCGCGTGAAGGCGCTGTTGCGCCGTGCCGCGGGCTCGACCGCGCGCGTCGGCGACCCGGAAGGCGACCGGCTGGAGGCCGCAGGGATCGTCCTCGACGAGACGTCGCATCTCGCGACGTCGGGCGAGCGCGAGATCGACCTCACGCCGCGTGAGTTCGAGCTCCTCGCATGCCTCATGCGCCACGCGGGGAAGGTGCTCTCACGCGAGCAGCTGCTGCGTCAGGCCTGGGGATGGGAGTACCTCGTCGAGACGAAGACCGTCGACACCCACATCAAGCGCCTGCGCGACAAGCTCGAGGCCGCCGACGTCGACCCGGCGATCGTCGAGACCGTCCGCGGGTACGGCTACCGCCTCGGCGGATAG